In a genomic window of Urocitellus parryii isolate mUroPar1 chromosome 11, mUroPar1.hap1, whole genome shotgun sequence:
- the Wnt4 gene encoding protein Wnt-4 encodes MSPRSCLRSLRLLVFAVFSAAASNWLYLAKLSSVGSISEEETCEKLKGLIQRQVQMCKRNLEVMDSVRRGAQLAIEECQYQFRNRRWNCSTLDSLPVFGKVVTQGTREAAFVYAISSAGVAFAVTRACSSGELEKCGCDRTVHGVSPQGFQWSGCSDNIAYGVAFSQSFVDVRERSKGASSSRALMNLHNNEAGRKAILSHMRVECKCHGVSGSCEVKTCWRAVPPFRQVGHALKEKFDGATEVEPRRVGSSRALVPRNAQFKPHTDEDLVYLEPSPDFCEQDMRSGVLGTRGRTCNKTSKAIDGCELLCCGRGFHTAQVELAERCSCKFHWCCFVKCRQCQRLVELHTCR; translated from the exons ATGAGTCCCCGCTCGTGCCTGCGTTCGCTGCGCCTCCTCGTCTTCGCCGTCTTCTCGGCCGCCGCGAGCAACTGGCT gtACCTGGCCAAGCTGTCTTCAGTGGGGAGCATCTCTGAGGAGGAGACATGTGAGAAGCTCAAGGGCCTGATTCAGAGGCAGGTGCAGATGTGCAAGCGGAACCTGGAGGTGATGGACTCAGTGCGCCGCGGCGCCCAGCTGGCCATTGAGGAATGCCAGTACCAGTTCCGGAACCGGCGCTGGAACTGCTCCACGCTCGACTCTCTGCCCGTCTTTGGCAAGGTGGTAACGCAag ggactcgggaggcgGCCTTTGTGTACGCCATCTCTTCAGCAGGTGTGGCCTTTGCGGTGACACGGGCCTGCAGCAGCGGGGAGCTGGAAAAGTGCGGCTGTGATCGGACGGTGCATGGGGTCAGTCCTCAGG GCTTCCAGTGGTCGGGATGCTCAGACAACATCGCCTACGGCGTCGCCTTCTCCCAGTCATTTGTTGACGTGCGCGAGAGAAGCAAGGGGGCCTCGTCCAGCAGGGCCCTCATGAACCTCCACAACAACGAGGCCGGCAGGAAG gcCATCCTGTCACACATGCGGGTGGAGTGCAAGTGCCACGGGGTATCAGGCTCCTGCGAAGTGAAAACGTGCTGGCGAGCCGTGCCACCATTCCGTCAGGTGGGCCATGCACTGAAGGAGAAGTTTGATGGCGCCACCGAGGTGGAGCCCCGCCGTGTGGGCTCCTCCAGGGCGTTGGTACCACGCAACGCACAGTTCAAGCCGCACACAGATGAGGACCTGGTGTACTTGGAGCCCAGCCCAGACTTCTGCGAACAGGACATGCGCAGTGGCGTGCTGGGCACGAGGGGCCGGACATGCAACAAGACGTCCAAGGCCATCGATGGCTGTGAGCTGCTGTGCTGCGGCCGCGGCTTCCACACGGCACAGGTGGAGCTGGCCGAGCGCTGCAGCTGCAAGTTCCACTGGTGCTGCTTCGTCAAGTGCCGACAGTGCCAGCGGCTCGTAGAGCTGCACACGTGCCGGTGA